Proteins encoded in a region of the Desulfovermiculus halophilus DSM 18834 genome:
- a CDS encoding electron transfer flavoprotein subunit beta/FixA family protein, producing the protein MTLRIVVFVKQVPDTQNVTGQAMKEDGTVNRDALPAIFNPEDQNALEEALRIKETVGEATVTAISMGPPKASEVLKECLYRGVDQAVLVSDRGFAGADTLATSYALACAVQRLGRVDLVLCGRQAIDGDTAQVGPQVAQKLNMNQITSVSAVQDVHGEYITVVRSVETGDETVRSRFPVLMTVSSAANDPRPPRAKLVMAYKNILCHADDAYDESYIEPECGLGAEHIKQWNMASIQADPQRCGLSGSATKVKKIESVVLAATETKRIDNTPQAISGLVHELVQEHILG; encoded by the coding sequence ATGACCCTGCGAATTGTTGTTTTTGTCAAGCAAGTCCCGGATACTCAGAATGTGACCGGTCAGGCCATGAAGGAGGACGGGACGGTGAACCGGGATGCCTTGCCTGCGATTTTCAATCCCGAAGATCAAAATGCCCTGGAGGAGGCCCTGCGGATCAAAGAGACTGTTGGGGAGGCAACAGTAACGGCAATCAGCATGGGGCCGCCCAAGGCCAGCGAGGTGCTCAAGGAGTGCCTGTACCGGGGCGTTGATCAGGCGGTTTTGGTCTCAGACCGCGGATTTGCCGGAGCGGATACATTGGCCACCTCCTATGCCCTGGCCTGTGCGGTGCAGCGTTTGGGCCGGGTGGACCTGGTCCTCTGCGGGAGGCAGGCTATCGACGGCGACACCGCCCAGGTCGGTCCCCAGGTTGCCCAGAAGCTGAACATGAATCAGATCACCTCGGTCTCTGCTGTGCAGGACGTGCACGGCGAATATATAACGGTCGTGCGCAGTGTGGAGACAGGAGACGAGACCGTACGCAGCCGTTTTCCGGTGTTGATGACCGTATCCAGTGCGGCCAACGATCCCAGGCCGCCGAGGGCAAAGCTGGTCATGGCCTATAAGAACATCCTTTGCCACGCAGACGATGCCTACGATGAGTCGTATATAGAACCGGAATGCGGTTTGGGGGCGGAGCACATCAAGCAGTGGAACATGGCCTCCATCCAGGCCGATCCCCAGCGCTGCGGGCTTTCCGGTTCGGCGACCAAGGTCAAAAAGATCGAGAGCGTGGTCTTGGCGGCTACCGAGACCAAACGAATAGACAATACGCCGCAGGCCATATCCGGGTTGGTGCATGAATTGGTGCAGGAGCATATTCTGGGATAG
- a CDS encoding electron transfer flavoprotein subunit alpha/FixB family protein: protein MQERGNVMVFIEHRDGMPAEVSLELLSKARELAAALGVGVEAAVLGAGDGYDPGSLGRYGCERVVLVQHPGLERFTSVPYAKTLTQVIQRYEPQVVLFGATTTGRDVAPRVASELQCGLTADCTDLQIGEHKAKGTVYTNVLLQIRPAFGGNIVATIVSPDSRPSMATVREGVMPRRELDSWQPAQVVKEDIDLGEGDVLTEILDVVHKEKAVDMKKAKIIVSAGMGAADPQSLEAVHELAAALGGVVGASRPVVDAGIVPKEHQVGQTGTTVRPNLYIACGISGQIQHRAGMSESKRIVAINTDPAAPIFDIAHYGIVGDVKQVIQHMIKAYKDKE from the coding sequence ATGCAGGAACGCGGGAATGTCATGGTCTTTATTGAGCACCGGGACGGCATGCCGGCAGAGGTCAGCCTGGAGCTTCTGTCCAAGGCCCGGGAGCTGGCGGCCGCTCTGGGAGTGGGGGTGGAGGCCGCCGTTCTTGGAGCCGGTGACGGATACGATCCCGGCTCTTTGGGCCGCTACGGGTGTGAACGGGTGGTGCTGGTTCAGCATCCCGGCTTGGAGCGGTTTACCTCCGTCCCCTATGCCAAGACCCTGACCCAAGTTATTCAACGCTATGAACCCCAGGTTGTGCTCTTCGGAGCCACAACCACAGGCCGGGACGTGGCTCCCAGGGTGGCCTCAGAGCTGCAATGCGGTTTGACTGCGGACTGTACCGATCTGCAGATCGGCGAGCACAAGGCCAAGGGGACTGTGTATACAAACGTGCTGCTCCAGATCAGGCCTGCTTTTGGAGGCAATATTGTGGCCACCATTGTTTCTCCGGACAGCAGGCCGAGCATGGCTACGGTGCGCGAAGGCGTCATGCCCAGACGGGAGCTCGATTCCTGGCAGCCGGCCCAGGTTGTTAAGGAGGACATTGACCTCGGGGAGGGCGATGTCCTGACTGAAATCCTGGACGTGGTGCACAAGGAAAAGGCCGTGGACATGAAAAAGGCCAAGATAATCGTGTCCGCGGGAATGGGGGCCGCAGATCCCCAGTCCCTGGAGGCGGTCCATGAACTGGCCGCCGCTTTGGGCGGGGTGGTGGGTGCGTCCAGACCGGTGGTTGATGCCGGGATTGTGCCCAAGGAGCACCAGGTGGGGCAGACCGGGACCACTGTCCGTCCCAACCTGTATATTGCCTGCGGCATCTCAGGGCAGATTCAGCACCGGGCAGGGATGTCCGAGTCCAAGCGGATCGTGGCCATCAATACGGATCCCGCGGCCCCGATCTTTGATATTGCCCATTACGGCATAGTCGGCGATGTAAAGCAGGTGATCCAGCATATGATCAAGGCCTATAAGGACAAGGAATAG